The Flavobacterium sp. 140616W15 sequence ATTAAACCAAAAGCTATCTGAAAAAGTGTAGGCTAGTGCTCCAACAAAAGAACTTCCTAAGATTACAATTGAATTGTTTGTATTGATCTCAGAAAAGCGAGAGATCATTTTTTTAAGAATAATAGAAGAAGACCAGAACATGAATAATATTGTGAAGGCGCTTGAGAATACCGACATCATATTAACCATTAATGCTACATGTTGATCATCCATTGCGAACATTGCGAAGAACGCACCCATCATTTGGTATAATGGAGCTCCAGGTGGGTGACCTACTTCAAGTTTAGCTGCTGTAGCGATGTACTCACCACAATCCCAAAAGCTCATTGTGGGTTCAACAGTAAGTGTGTAAGTTATTAAAGCGATTGTAAAAGTTAACCAACCAATAATTGTATTCCATTTATTAAAGTTGAATTGTGCCATATTTAGGTGTTAAAAATTTATCCTTATTTAATCATACAAAGAAAATGTTTTTTTGTGTAATCAAACGAGCATTAACATATTTTTCTAAAAAAGTAATTGATCGGAGTAATTCCTTGTATATGAATTGGTTTCGTATTCTCATTGAGATTGTTTTAAAAAAAAAGCATTTTTTTTAAAAATTTTTATTCAAAACGCTTGTGCAAACTAAAAAAAGCTTTAAATTTGCACTCGCTTAACAGCACTGCTGGTCTATGGTGTAATGGTAACACAACTGTTTTTGGTGCAGTCTTTCAAGGTTCGAGTCCTTGTAGACCAACATAAAAAGCCTCTCAATCGAGAGGCTTTTTTTTATGTAAAAAAGTTATTGAAAAAAAGTTTGTGTAAACCAAAAAAAGCTTTAAATTTGCACTCGCTTAACAGCACTGCTGGTCTATGGTGTAATGGTAACACAACTGTTTTTGGTGCAGTCTTTCAAGGTTCGAGTCCTTGTAGACCAACATAAAAAGCCTCTCAATCGAGAGGCTTTTTTTATGTAATAGACTTAAAGTTTTTTATTGCTCTTTATTGTGGTGTGGTTTTTATTGTTGCTTGCTTATATTTTAAAAGTTAGTATTGGGCGTACTGCATGATTTACTATGTCTTCGCTAATACTGCCATTAAAAAAATGTGCAAATCCAGTTCTTCCATGTGTGCACATCCCGATTAAATCTGCGTCAATACTATTGGAGAAGTTTATGATGCCATTTTCAATATTTGTGTCATTATAGATGTGAGTTGAATAATTGTTTAAATTAAACGGGGTGATAAAATCATTCATTATTTTTTGGGCAACATGAGTTGGTTTGAAGCTATTTGGAGTGCAAATCATGACTAAATGTAGTTTGGAATCAAAGAATTTTGCGAATTCGATTAATTTTTTGAAAGGTTTTTCGATTTCTTTTGAAAAATCTGAAGCGAAAACAAAATTCGTGGTTTTAAAATCTTTTGTGTGTTGTTTTATTACCAAAACAGGAACTTCAGAATGGCGAACTACTTTTTCTGTATTCGATCCAATGACTAATTCTTCGAATCCAGAAGAGCCATGCGAGCCCATGACAATCAAGTCTATTTCATGCTCGTTGCTAACTTTGGCAATTCCTTCTGCCGGCCTGTCAAGTTTTGCCATCTCAGTTATTGAAAGTCCATCTAGGTAGGGTCTTTCGGCGATTTTAGCAAGCATTTCGTTGGCTTTTTTCATAAAAAGCATAGTCTCGGGAATGCTAATTCCTCCAGTAATGGCATCGTTCATTTGGCTAGGTAATTCTAGTGTGTGAAGTAGGATTATTTCGGAATTATTTTTTTTTGCAATTTGAGCGGCGACTTTTAAAGCGTTTTCTGCGTGTTCAGAAAAGTCGGTGGGAACTAATATGCGTTTCATAACTTTTAGGTGTTAAATTATATGAAAAATGCGGTGTTTTAGTACTTATATAAAGATAAGAAAAATTTTTAGAGCAATCAATTTATTTTGATTTGTAAAAAAACACTATATTTGCACCGTTATTTATTAAAATCTAAATAATGAGGGGACTAAATGTCCCCTCTTTTTATAAAAGTATGACATTTAAAGAAAAAGTAAACGTATTAATAGCTGAGGGTCTTTTAGAAAAACCATCAATTTTTTTAATAGACTTGACCATTACCGATGCTTTCAAGATAATTGTATC is a genomic window containing:
- a CDS encoding universal stress protein, which codes for MKRILVPTDFSEHAENALKVAAQIAKKNNSEIILLHTLELPSQMNDAITGGISIPETMLFMKKANEMLAKIAERPYLDGLSITEMAKLDRPAEGIAKVSNEHEIDLIVMGSHGSSGFEELVIGSNTEKVVRHSEVPVLVIKQHTKDFKTTNFVFASDFSKEIEKPFKKLIEFAKFFDSKLHLVMICTPNSFKPTHVAQKIMNDFITPFNLNNYSTHIYNDTNIENGIINFSNSIDADLIGMCTHGRTGFAHFFNGSISEDIVNHAVRPILTFKI